A genomic region of Rhipicephalus sanguineus isolate Rsan-2018 chromosome 1, BIME_Rsan_1.4, whole genome shotgun sequence contains the following coding sequences:
- the LOC119403095 gene encoding serine/threonine-protein kinase VRK1 produces MPRFRSPGSHKQNGVKYRFMVAEREHSYEPIPADVKAYSRLLVFDEGRENRVYLLDFGLACRYTQNGKHKEYKEDIRMAQIGTVECTSRDAHVGAHSRRGDMVHLRDNQLLWLCCLLPWEDNLKYPQYVSQGKSTTMEDVPLLLSKCSPHRDIPCELLEFVSFMKFENTPDYKRLKRISEKGVEVPRFKPDGRIFFKTPRTLRCNSFLPKKSVLQEIMLAEHSIGESGGENVVEKPPPAQVTSDYTAPIRKNNRWSPAATKSTSVFEGLFKLEPERTPLKKAVSSLSGRTSSEGSRRNGFCEDRNSMSLDNTTTTMLEMLQRKQALLAQQQEGVRPPGGNGQNHSSISGLRTVPVASVGGALTCISLQPR; encoded by the exons ATGCCCCGTTTCCGAAGTCCTGGGTCCCACAAGCAGAATGGCGTCAAGTACCGGTTCATGGTCGCGG AGCGTGAACACAGCTACGAGCCCATCCCCGCCGATGTGAAGGCCTACAGCCGGCTACTTGTTTTCGACGAAGGCCGTGAGAACAGGGTGTATCTCCTGGACTTTGGTTTGGCCTGTCGGTACACGCAAAATGGCAAGCACAAGGAATACAAGGAAGATATCAGGATGGCGCAGATCGGCACCGTAGAATGCACGAGTCGGGACGCCCACGTTGGTGCACACTCGCGAAGGGGTGACATGGTACATTTGAGGGACAATCAGCTCCTGTGGCTTTGTTGCCTACTGCCTTGGGAGGACAACCTCAAGTACCCCCAGTATGTCAGCCAAGGGAAGAGCACGACCATGGAAGACGTTCCGCTGCTCTTGAGCAAGTGCTCCCCACATCGGGATATTCCATGCGAGCTCCTGGAGTTCGTGTCCTTCATGAAATTTGAGAACACGCCAGACTACAAGCGGCTAAAGAGGATCTCGGAGAAGGGCGTCGAGGTGCCGCGTTTTAAGCCCGACGGCAGGATATTTTTCAAGACACcgaggacgctgcggtgcaacTCGTTCTTgccaaagaaatctgtgctgcaaGAAATCATGCTTGCCGAGCACAGCATTGGCGAGAGCGGAGGCGAGAATGTCGTAGAAAAGCCACCGCCAGCCCAGGTCACCAGCGACTATACGGCGCCGATTCGTAAAAACAACCGCTGGTCTCCTGCGGCAACCAAGTCCACCTCGGTGTTCGAGGGCCTCTTCAAGCTGGAGCCCGAACGAACGCCGTTGAAGAAGGCGGTCTCATCCCTCTCCGGTCGGACTAGCTCAGAAGGCTCTCGTAGGAACGGCTTCTGCGAGGACAGGAACAGCATGAGCCTGGACAACACCACTACGACCATGCTGGAGATGCTTCAGCGCAAGCAGGCTCTGTTGGCACAACAGCAGGAAGGGGTACGGCCACCGGGCGGTAACGGTCAAAATCATTCCAGCATCTCGGGCCTGCGAACGGTGCCCGTCGCCAGTGTGGGCGGTGCCCTCACATGCATAAGCCTGCAACCACGCTAG